GTCTTGGAAACACTTGTTCTGACCCTTGATCCATTCCATAGCAGACGAACAAAAAGAATCCTTAAACAAATAACGAACCAATAAATCCGAGTCTGTAGACTCAATTGTCGACAGTAACGACAGACAAGCACTCTCCAACATTGACCCATTTGTGTAACTACTGTCCACTTTATACCGTAATATCCACATTACATATCTCAatacattatattttattatgtgCTTATCGACCAATGTGTCCtattacattttataaCTACCCTATCAGGcatatataactatacttaagtaaaataacactaaaattaggtataaatgttaaatatgtaaaaataattaaataatatggTGAGAAAAAATAAGAAAGACTGTTGACTAGGACCAGTTGGCCCTCAACCTAGctaactatactaataattaatatatataaatggtatggtaaatttattgaaaaatcaaataaacttgaaaaatgaTCATCATACGATAAATcgtattattaaataaaactgGATAAGACATGagtaattaaataaaattaagtaaattgTGATTGAATATACAACCGTAAATAGGGATTCTAACCTTCATTTGTATGCAGactttgataaatttgattgATCCAATCACTAGAAACTTGTCATAAGGAGACATTGCGGATTTTATCACCCTTAGTGGTATCTTTTGTGATTGAACTCTCAGTTTAAATCTATGCTTATGTTCTCTTGCACACAAGGACAAGATTTCCATTATATTCAATATTGCGTTTACTCGCAATTCGCCAGTTACAGGAGATAACATATTTTCCTTCATTATCTCCTTGATAAATTTTTCATGCTCATCCTCACTTTCAAATGAATCCTCAAACTTGTAATCAATCATACAATAACTATCAATTGAACCGAAAGAAATGCCAGCAAAGATATCATTATTTAGACACTCAAGGGAACCAGTCAGATTATTTTTAGCGGACAATTTGGGTGTACTAGTAATatcatcatcatcttcttccTTCTTATCTATCTCCTCAGGGACATTTGTGTCAAGATATGTCATTAAATAGTCTAAAACTCCTTTAtcataaaatatgttacaaATTTCATCTCTGTCTGGGAGATCCATGCTTTTAGGGTCTAAAAGCCTGCTTACGATTTCGCGTGTTTGAGACTGTAAACCCTCGTTAGACTCCCGGAGTAAAATGTTACACAGGTTTATGAACAGCTTCGGGGTCTTGTTAACCTCAGCGTCGATAAACACCGAAGAACGCACTATCGCTGGGAATATCTCCTGACAGATGTGAAATATCTCAATCACCAAATTTAATGGTTCTATCAGCTTATATCTACCAGTACATAACAAATTAGGCCTCAATTCATCTCTATCCAATATTACACTGCTACCATTAGTTTTATTCTCATCAACTGAATTATTTTCACCATTATCAACAATAGTGTTATCAGGACTTACAGTCGTAAGAGTATCAACTGTATTACTATCATTAAGGTCACtttcattattatcaatattatcaGTTGTAAGACGGAGTTTAATCGTATCATAATACTGATTGGACATTAAGTTAAGTGGTAGAAGAGTCTGGTTGTAAATGGTGATTGCATGGGCACTACCGTCCAAATAACCAGTCAACTCATTTAGAAGTTTATAGTTACGCACCATGAGAATGAGAGAGTTACGATCAAAATGTGATATGAGATTTGTAGACCGTGCCACTAGGAGAAGTTCTCTCAAAAAGACCGGAGCCATATAATTGGTAGCCAGCTTCGGCTTCAAATGTTCGAAGAAGTTGTTCTCTTCATTCAAAATAATGTTCATAATCTCTGCCATATTAGCGAATACGGTGGAGTTTATGCGCTGGATTGAAAACTCGTCCAAATGACGAGGCAAAATCACGTCTTTCAGGTAATTGATCCTGTAATTGGCTTGGATCAACTGGTAGAACGAGGTGTTGGTTATCTGAACCACTTCATGGTGACGCACAAACTCCTTGAAAAACTTCACATGTTCCATCTTCAAATTATGTTTCATCAAGTCCGGGTCATCTACATCATTTTCCATAGACGATAGGGTGTGTATATATAATCAAGTATCCCAGATAGGGGTACCATGTACATAACTAATTATAGGTAAAACttcaataattattaaatttagtatataattaatagaatATATAATGAAACTAAGTCTCCTGAACGGATGAAAAGATAACAAGCTTGACTCACATTCAAAGGCCTTTAGTAAATGGAAGAAAATATCATCTGAGACGAAAATGTGCATAAGTTCAAGTGAGCCGCACCACTTAAGAACAAGCTTTAGAAGAATTGACGAAATAGAGGAGGCCGTGGCGATATCGTTAGATAAAATACAAGTGTCCAACACGGCAAACAAATCCTTCAGCCACTTCTTGTCATATAAGTCCAAAAATAATCCATCAGACATAGTACCAGGACATAACTACCAGGAacattatactatatataatacgAATAATAAATGCAATAGGATTGTATCTGCCTATCAATGTTTAAAGAAATACGTAAGTTTGCATATTTGATTCTATTTTTGGAATAGAAGTGACAGTAGGTGTGGGAAGGACTCGAAACTCTGAATTTCTCTCAGACAAGAGCGCTGACACGCTCGAAACAGTCGTTTGCGCATCAAAATCATCCACGAAATTCCTCATATACTTCCTACACCATTTTCAGGGAGTTGTTCACTACGGAGCTAAAtgtataactaaataataagttAAATGGAACTAAGTAATAAGTTGGCTGAATGAGCAGTGTatatatgtaatttatGGATGGAATTTAATGAATGGAAAAAGTACCAGCAAGCATTGTGTCCGACAATATTTTGAAATGAAAGCGCTCTGTAGATTCTTTTATCACTGCCATCATGCCATATTATTATGGATTCTAAGATCatattactactatactGATACTATGGTGTAAAGCTAGGTGATACTAAGTAAATAAAGGATAAAGTTAAAAGGTGATAAGGATAGAAATAActgtataaataagtagttaattgtgtaaacTTGTGAAATGGTAAAAGGCAGTAATAAATCAGTACCGGCTTGTGATAAATAATCAGTATTGTCTTTAATATAAGTAGAAAAAAGAGTCTTGATCCCATAATGATCAAGACTTACCAAAAGCTTCGGATTCTCAGAATCAGGATCATCAAAAAAACAAAATCCTGTGCCCTTATCTACCCATGTTTCCTATGACCATTTTCCACCAgtgttatatatatacatacTTTTATCGACTTAATATATAACTGAGTATACTAGTGTTAACTCGTGACGAAGGGATCAGTATATAGgtaaatatagtaaagAGTAGTAATTGAATAGAAGCCGATACTGAAGTTGGACCgatttcataaaatttaactgTCCGATAACTGGACGGGAGTGAATTTACGGGATGATGACCAGGCTCATCATCCAAATTGTACGTGAAGGCAGCATCGCCGCGATATAAGAACTCTAAACCACCAACCCTGTTATCATCACATAGTTCCTCATCCGTCATACATATgaattaactattatattattagaaaattactagttttaaaattacatttacaaattatgtCAAAACAATGAAAAATAGTgtgaaaaataaactactgctaataaaattaatttaattaaaataatatttataaaaaacaaaattaaaatgtagaatattttattctgCTTTGATTCCATCCCACATTCGATCCGTACctcttttaaaattttaatttcctaattaaattatcaaaaggtaattaaaatattactattttaactaaaatattgaaaatttaccctaaactttaatttacccctaataCACTTATTTTTCCTCCAAAGCTAAAATCTATTCATCaaatatacttaaattacttaaatatCATTTAAGTGTATTTAAACGTGAAATTTCCCttcaaaattaacaaactAACCCATTATTCCATTAAATTATCCAGAATTGctgtttattatttcagaGTAGTGTAGAGTAGTGTAATTCTATTTTGTATATCGAGTTCTTGTACCGGTTCATCATCTTCTTTATTTCCCAGCGGCGTTATGTATATTTCAGTGTAAGTGTCTATTACCTTTCCCTTAACTCCTAGACTATTATTGTGGAGACTTACGAACGCTCTTTGGTTTGTGAACTCTATAAATGGCTCTGGCTTTACTGCGCTGCAAAAGAGCAGCACGTCTGGTACAAGATCCTTTGAGAACTCGAGTTCTCTCAGTTTTTTCAAGTCTACGGGGTATTCAGCTTGCAGTCTATAAGCTGGATATCCTGGGAAAAACGATCTCTGTAACAGCAATTCTTTGCAAACCCTGTTCAATTGATCTTCTATTCCCTTATACACCATATTCTTAtctatattattttttagtgaGTTATTCCACATTTTAACCATATAACTGTACACCAATAATAGGCatactaatatactatatatatatcattattaaaaagtGTTGACTCGTGacaacaaatatttaaatgaataactaatattattagtaacaAATAGTTAGTAATAAGTATTGGATACAAATGGATGATATAGGATCACAGGAAGTAATAGAGAACAGGATTCCGTTTAATCGGAAATAGGCTGGGTTTGAGAGGAAAATTATCTAAAAAATGTGAAGAGGATTTAAAGTACGTTTGGAGGGAATGCCttgttaaaaattggaGTCGATTTACAGTTCAACGGAGGTTGTGGTAACGGATATCCAAGTATcactaaataattttatcactttatatactattaactactgttatattactaaaattagttaattttatctaattctaaatatataattctgTATTAGTatgttttataaaaataccatCATAGGGGTGAGGaacaattataaatttcGTGTTCTTAATCAAGCCAATCTATACACATATACACTTAAATGTGCCATTAACTAACGGTACTGTAAAAAGTAGaatacataaatatttgttaaaagtCCATTGGATTACAATGAATAACCGTAAAACTAactaaaaaatgtataaacaAATAGATTATAGAAAAAATAGTCTGAATGTAAAGCAAACCTGTGAAACATTTGccaaatcatttaaaaacttcagatataaaaatgtaatatCACCCAATCGACTCAATTGATATCCTTCAGCCTGAACATTTCAATAACACTATccataaatattaactatatataatgttaaatatatataatattaataattatataattaatttgttacGATGACTTGATTAACGCTTATAAATGGTCCTGTAAAAATGACCACATGTGGCTTATCTCTTTTAATAACTTGATATATTTCACCTGATCACATTGATTACTGGAAAAAATAAGAGAAAAATCAAAGTGATTAGATCTCTTATAAACTATCAAATAGTTGATAAACTGAGTAAAAATGTACTGAATGAAGTTTGTTCAAGCTTTTCAGTCAGTAACGATCCTTTAACACACattatatgtaaattttcatCCATAAACTATAAAACGTTATATCCATAACTATTGTAATGGTATGGTATAATTTTAGGTGGGtttggtaaaaattaattaaaattatgatcaattttatacataGTAAAACTATGTAGAGTGTAGAAGTGGTATGAATTTTCAGGTATAAACTAACTCTGTTTTGTGATGTTAAAGTAACAAATGGTTTATCAACAGGTACACCAGAAACTAATTAAACagttaactatgtaaaaaatacgtATGTCGTTGGCCAAGTACTTCATTCCAAAATTGTCCTCGTAAAACAAACCACTAACTGCAACCTATGGAACATAATTCCAAAATAAAACCAAACCATTTGTCCTGGAAATAGACAAAATTCATCGATTGAATGCTATTAATCACTTTAATAGGTGTCATCAGGTGTTAATAGATATCAATAGTAATAAGGGTATTAATAGTTGTTAAATATCTGTCAAAATACCAAATTTTGCAGTTGAACTTTTAACCCATAATCCACAGTTCTGCTTCCTAAACATTTTCTAGtattaaaacaataatataaatttaggTAAAAATAGGcagtaaataaatgtcaACAAGTGGAGTCTATATATAACTGTAAAACtatgtaaattgtaaaagTGAGTTTTCCTAAACGGGTCTACTATAGTTAGCAATACCTTGTAAAGTAACGTTAAGGGGATTTATTGGAACTTCACCTTCAGTCCCAATTCTACCATAAACAGTCGCATCAGACTAAtatcaatattaatttaattaaaaatacgtCACTACTGTTACGTAAACGTTTAAGATCACAATTAATGCCCTTGGATTTACAAAAATGTGCAAAAAGGTTTGAAAAACGAATAATCTTAGAGCTTATCGCCTCCTCAAGTAAACTAGGAGTGCCACtattacatttataataatcaaAACTCATGACAACATCTAttaaaactttattaatTCAATCAAgcaaattaaattataactaatttatgattaaaaatttcttaattaaagataaattatgtttcTTTTGAGCCGTAAATAGGGctttaaaagtaaaaaatttcTCACACAAAAGTAATAACTAAAGGCAAAACaatagataaataattaataattaagggGATCTAAATGAAAAACTACCCAGTGAGAGGTTTGACTTATTATTAACTTCGGAGCCCTTTAGGAGTTTGTATGTTCCGTCTCTAACGTATGGAGCTGTGTAGATTAAGACGCGTTCGTCATCTAGATCGAAACTGGACTTGAGTTCgattaaatttagaatACTTTTAGCTCTTTTGATACGTTTGTAATCGAAATTTGGGGAGTTTTTTGGACTAACGATAGTTTCAAGTTCAGTCTTGAACCAGTCGTTGACAAACAACAAATCTTTGGTGCTTTTTGTTTCAGATTCCAACCTTTTTAGGAGTTCACTATTCAAATTCCACAGAAATTTAAGCTCTAATTTCTCCCTctacaataatttatgagATTGACGTAGAATCgagtaaatgtgtaaatagcCAATCCTAGTAAAATTCTACCAAATGATCAGTTATGTTATAAATCGTTAAATCATCTTTATTTCccatttatttaatttattataacaaaaatttttataaatattccAACATCTGAGATCAccatactattactacACTATGACACTATTTTTCAATgatttatctatttttaacacaatatttaattatcaacactgaaattatattaatttttatattttggataaaaaatgttaaaatgtgtttaaaattgtttttcTTTCCCTATccttattatttatttaatattctattatatataacacTATCCAATGTATAATTACAATctatattagtatattattgatttttAAAGAGTCTTGAAAGCGCTGCGCCCTTGACTGATCCTTTTACAACGTCATTTTTTGTCATTCTTGCCATAATAACATCCTTCCCTTCATCCTGTTTCCCAGATTCCTTCAAGCTCTTTATCTTATCAACAACTGCCTGTTTCCTTCTAGTAAACACCTTACTATATCTTTCAGcctatatatatttattacgTAATGGTATTATGCATtgagtatataatataatatattaattatacaacTAGTATAGTTATTAATAACCAGATAACTGTGTAAAGAATTAATATGTGGAAGATAGGAATTACTTTATATTTGGCTGAGGATTTGCTAGTTCTTTTCCTATTTTTTCTCTTGTTTTTTTCTACATTTTCAAGTTCCTCCTGGGGAAATTTGGCTTGAGAAAGGTCTCTAGAATAACTACCAATCGGTTGCATAGTCAAAGTTATGGAGTCAGGGGGCAACTTTTCCAGTAACCTCTGGACTTCACGATCCTTCCTTATCTAAACAAGTTTTAAACCAATAACactgttaattatatatatatatcctatcatactattattacaaatatactatagtgtaacaatataataattgtataacaATTAAGTAGTGTCCCAGTGAGATTGAATAAGAAGACAAACCTTCCCTGTTTCGTATGGATTTTGTTCTAATGAATCGAAATTAGAAAGACCTGAGCCAGGAATAATCAAGTTTGACAGGCCAAAAGATGTTCCCACGGCACAAACATCCTCGTAGGGCTGAAATGCCACTGATTTTATCTCCTAAAGTATCCCattaatataaacttaattatatatattacaattaggtaaagttattaaaaaagagtttcaaaaatgaaattttgaAGTATTTGTCAAaagttaatagtaatacaaataattgtgtatatAACCGAGAAACTAACTACATAACTAGAATAGGATATAGGGGAAGAGGCAGTAACTAACCTGTGAGTTAAACTGATGTTTAAGGTACAAATTTGGCTTAATTGATCCATcaaaaacattattataaaactCTAATCGACAGCCAAAGTTGAGGGAAAGGACACCAGTTTGACTGGAAGTTATGCATGTGGGAGGATTTGAGCCAATAAACTGGCTAACGACAGCATCCTTGTACTTCCTAAGGTCCCAAACTTTCCAGTAACCATCAATTCCTAAACAGTCAACTTAATAACAATTAGTTACCTGAGGAAACCATGTAATTGTTATGTACACACAACGCAGTTACAGGCCCTTTATGGCACGACATTCTCAAAACGTTCTACAAGAATATTAccataatataattatattagtCATATGTCGGCATACcataactatatatactaatgTTAAAAGGTGTTAACTCGTGACAAGAATCCATataggtatataatactaaatGATATAATAAAACCTCATACttttttaatgtaaaataaccattaaagataaatatgtatataagACATCTTGGATGAACATAGTTGAGGAAATACCTTTTCCATATTTGGTACATATAATGAAACTAAACCATCTTTATGCCCGAGATGTATGACGGCATTATCCTTGTTTTGACACATGACATGACAAGGGCCTTTCTTAGTATTATGTTTTGCCACGATTTCACCGGTGGAAACGTCCTGGTAACTAAGCCATGTTAATATATGTTAACTTACCAAAGCTCTCCAAATTCTCCTATTGTGACTAGCAAGTAGTGATAATAAAGATATTCCAACTTGTGCGTTAACTGAAAATTAATCATTTGGTATCTAAATAGTTAAGCAGTCTGAATATTAGTTTACCATTCGGTCTCGTAAAACGTGCACTTCAGCGCCAGTGTTGTCGTAAATGTGGACGTACAACTTCTGAGCTATGGTAATTTAGTTATCAAATTGACTTACCAACTGCCAACATAGTGtgattttgtaaaatctTTACATCTCttatattttcattaacctaaaatactaattatctgaagaataaaattaagcaATTTAACACTTGTCTAATCAAGTTGACTAATTTTAGTaacaaatgttaaatttggtgaaaataaataaaattgagaATTGACAAAGAAAAAACTAATAGTAcaactaattaaataattgtgtaagtATCTAAGAatggataaaaaatatcGGGAATCACCAGTGAGGATAAAACAGTACCGAAATATCAAAAAAATCCTTATAAGTATGAGTACAAATTAAAGAAAGTTGGCCTTTTTCACCCCCAAGAAGTAGATAACGGCCATTATGAGAGAAATCAACAGCATACGGGCCATAAGGTAAATTCAAACTCAGAGCCTGTTTCATCCATTAATAGATTACTACTATgaattaagtatataacgATGTAATACCTAATTTTAATCCGCAACGAAGcaataaatagtaaaaagtAGTAAATTCTAATTAAAATAGATACATTACCTTCTTTTTAGTTCCTTGATCAACTAATGTTAAAAGATTAGTTTGGGTTAGTTTATAAGTTTTTTCGTTTTCTCCGGGAATAATATATCCAGGTTCATTTGGAAGCAAAATTGAGGTTAAATCAGTTGTCTTTATAGATTCCTCACAGATAGTCCTGTTTTTTTGGAAGTTTTTATTAGAAATCGTTTGTTtcttctaaaaattaaaatttaacaaaaaatttgtaattgCTCACCTTTAGATCCTTAGATCGGAAGAATTTGctataaataaaatcagTACTTTCAAAAGTCATTCTAAGTCCAATTCaccaataattttacaagaaTCGGATCACtaatttatacttaattatgaGTAATTTTATCGATAATTTGGAAGAATCAAGCAGAATTTACAGTAACTAAtcacatttatttttttttgGGAAAAATATGACAAAGATTTGGATGGATTTTTCTATGCTGGAACTAGTTTTAGTTTGGTGTCATGTCCCCAGTTATATTTACACTACcgataattatttaataaatctaaTAAATTGATTTGACGGATTGAtagatttgttaaataatttttaaatggGTTTTTAGTGATGTCTACAGCTCACAGACCTACTTGGAATAACTCGACTGGCGTAGGTCTTGAAGGTATTTTTTCcacataaaaatttacacctaattattattttagaaaGCGGGTTAACTGCTTCTGTTTCTAGCAAGGATTTACCCTCCCATACTGAGCTCAAGCGCAGGTCCACTTGCTCTCCCGGCTCATCTGAGACCGGGGAAACAAAGAAACTGCCTGAGACTAAGAAGTTATTGCGCGAAAAGCTTGAGGAAACTGAGAATGCTCACAAAACTAAGAACGTAATCGAGGATCAGGTGGGTGTGACTAAGGATTTTTTAACCCTTGAAGATGTCAGTCACCTGTTAAACCTTGGGATTAACTCTTTTAACCATGACGGAGACCATTCTACTAAGGTTGGCAAAGAGAATCGCGAGGATGAGGAATCTGCCTTATTACGTGAGTTGGCGAAGATAAGAAAGGAAAGGGAGGAAATCAAACAGCGCGAGATGGAAGAAGAGCTTAATTCTGAAGAAGCCAGGGGGAAACTACTGAACAAAAACCCTCTAATGGACCCTTCCAACCATCCTAGACCCTGGGACGAAGACGTCGTTTTTAGGAATCCACAAACACAATCTCAACAACCCCCAAGGTCTGAATTGAGTGCGGTTAATTCCTGATAACCCTTCCCTCAACCACAGTAgtatttacttattttaactAGTTTTATGGCTATTAttcaagtatttttatttctatTTTTAAGTATTAAAGTAATAT
The Theileria parva strain Muguga chromosome 3 map unlocalized ctg_530, whole genome shotgun sequence DNA segment above includes these coding regions:
- the utp7 gene encoding BING4CT (NUC141) domain protein, which encodes MTFESTDFIYSKFFRSKDLKKKQTISNKNFQKNRTICEESIKTTDLTSILLPNEPGYIIPGENEKTYKLTQTNLLTLVDQGTKKKVILNLPYGPYAVDFSHNGRYLLLGGEKGQLSLICTHTYKDFFDISVNENIRDVKILQNHTMLAVAQKLYVHIYDNTGAEVHVLRDRMLTHKLEYLYYHYLLVTIGEFGELCYQDVSTGEIVAKHNTKKGPCHVMCQNKDNAVIHLGHKDGLVSLYVPNMEKNVLRMSCHKGPVTALCVHNNYMVSSGIDGYWKVWDLRKYKDAVVSQFIGSNPPTCITSSQTGVLSLNFGCRLEFYNNVFDGSIKPNLYLKHQFNSQEIKSVAFQPYEDVCAVGTSFGLSNLIIPGSGLSNFDSLEQNPYETGKIRKDREVQRLLEKLPPDSITLTMQPIGSYSRDLSQAKFPQEELENVEKNKRKNRKRTSKSSAKYKAERYSKVFTRRKQAVVDKIKSLKESGKQDEGKDVIMARMTKNDVVKGSVKGAALSRLFKNQ
- the smkA gene encoding Component of IIS longevity pathway SMK-1 family protein produces the protein MTDEELCDDNRVGGLEFLYRGDAAFTYNLDDEPGHHPVNSLPSSYRTVKFYEIGPTSETWVDKGTGFCFFDDPDSENPKLLVSLDHYGIKTLFSTYIKDNTDYLSQAESIIIWHDGSDKRIYRALSFQNIVGHNACWKYMRNFVDDFDAQTTVSSVSALLSERNSEFRVLPTPTVTSIPKIESNMQTYLCPGTMSDGLFLDLYDKKWLKDLFAVLDTCILSNDIATASSISSILLKLVLKWCGSLELMHIFVSDDIFFHLLKAFEYDPDLMKHNLKMEHVKFFKEFVRHHEVVQITNTSFYQLIQANYRINYLKDVILPRHLDEFSIQRINSTVFANMAEIMNIILNEENNFFEHLKPKLATNYMAPVFLRELLLVARSTNLISHFDRNSLILMVRNYKLLNELTGYLDGSAHAITIYNQTLLPLNLMSNQYYDTIKLRLTTDNIDNNESDLNDSNTVDTLTTVSPDNTIVDNGENNSVDENKTNGSSVILDRDELRPNLLCTGRYKLIEPLNLVIEIFHICQEIFPAIVRSSVFIDAEVNKTPKLFINLCNILLRESNEGLQSQTREIVSRLLDPKSMDLPDRDEICNIFYDKGVLDYLMTYLDTNVPEEIDKKEEDDDDITSTPKLSAKNNLTGSLECLNNDIFAGISFGSIDSYCMIDYKFEDSFESEDEHEKFIKEIMKENMLSPVTGELRVNAILNIMEILSLCAREHKHRFKLRVQSQKIPLRVIKSAMSPYDKFLVIGSIKFIKVCIQMKDTLVDKHIIKYNVLRYVMWILRYKVDSSYTNGSMLESACLSLLSTIESTDSDLLVRYLFKDSFCSSAMEWIKGQNKCFQDLFGNLKRFYNNKFLFDEKKWLEGDDDEFELKNKLMQEGIQEQLISLYNTNDDDQWVLNKKHQSVIDNFNTLERVGILEKDVETNNKIMVKLKPNTDENSLAEEFLLDMQDSKN
- a CDS encoding Cwf15/Cwc15 cell cycle control family protein; this translates as MSTAHRPTWNNSTGVGLEESGLTASVSSKDLPSHTELKRRSTCSPGSSETGETKKLPETKKLLREKLEETENAHKTKNVIEDQVGVTKDFLTLEDVSHLLNLGINSFNHDGDHSTKVGKENREDEESALLRELAKIRKEREEIKQREMEEELNSEEARGKLLNKNPLMDPSNHPRPWDEDVVFRNPQTQSQQPPSFLNDAVRTDFHRRFLHKYIQ
- the Pola2 gene encoding DNA polymerase alpha/epsilon subunit B family protein; amino-acid sequence: MGNKDDLTIYNITDHLREKLELKFLWNLNSELLKRLESETKSTKDLLFVNDWFKTELETIVSPKNSPNFDYKRIKRAKSILNLIELKSSFDLDDERVLIYTAPYVRDGTYKLLKGSEVNNKSNLSLDVVMSFDYYKCNSGTPSLLEEAISSKIIRFSNLFAHFCKSKGINCDLKRLRNSSDSDATVYGRIGTEGEVPINPLNVTLQGSRTVDYGLKVQLQNLHSIDEFCLFPGQMVAVSGLFYEDNFGMKYLANDILSGVPVDKPFVTLTSQNRFMDENLHIMCVKGSLLTEKLEQTSFSEIYQVIKRDKPHVVIFTGPFISVNQVIAEGYQLSRLGDITFLYLKFLNDLANVSQIGLIKNTKFIIVPHPYDVILGYPLPQPPLNCKSTPIFNKAFPPNIIFLSNPAYFRLNGILFSITSCDPISSIYKNMVYKGIEDQLNRVCKELLLQRSFFPGYPAYRLQAEYPVDLKKLRELEFSKDLVPDVLLFCSAVKPEPFIEFTNQRAFVSLHNNSLGVKGKVIDTYTEIYITPLGNKEDDEPVQELDIQNRITLLYTTLK